The region GGCGTCGCACGAGGCGAGGGCGTCGCGGAACGCGTGGATCTGGTCGCTCCGCGGGAGCGCCGAGGAGTCACCGGCGAGCAGGTCGTGGATCTCGTCGAGGTAGCGCTCGCGGTCGGCCGGCGCCCAGGGGAACTCGAGCGTGGGACGGGCCTCGACGTCGGGGCCGAAGCGGGCGCGGGTGTCCTCGAGGTCGCGGGTCAGCAGGACCGGTGTGTGGGATCGCGTGCTCAGCGCGTGGACCACCGCATGCGTCATGGCCTCGTCGCCGACGTGGTACACGCGCTGCCCGACGTCTCCCAGGACCGCAACACGCATGACGGCGAGCCTAGCGGCTCGAACAGCCGCGGGTGCCCCGTGTCACAGGAGGCGCCGGTCCGCCGCCCACCGCGTGAGCTCGTAGCGCGAGGACAGCTGCAGCTTGCGCAGCACTGCCGAGACGTGGGTCTCGACCGTCTTGATCGAGATGAACAGCTCGCCCGCGACCTCCCGGTAGGAGCGGCCCCGGGCGATGAGGCGCATCACCTCGCGCTCGCGCGCCGTCAGGCGGTCGAGCTCGTCGTCGCCCGCGGCCTGCTCGGCCACACCCGCCACCCCGACCGCGCCGAACGCGTCCAGCACGAAGCCCGCGAGCCGCGGCGAGAACACGGCGTCTCCCCCGGCCACGCGCACGACGGCGTCGCACAGCGCCTCCGGGCCGATGGACTTGGTGACGTACCCGCGGGCGCCGGCACGGATGACGCCGACGACGTCCTCCGCGGCGTCGCTCACCGACAGCGCGAGGAAGCGCACGTCGGGCGCCAGGTCGGCGCAGCGGCGCGCCACCTCGGCGCCACCCCCGCCGTCGCCCCCGGGCAGGTGGACGTCCAGGAGCACGACGGCGGGGCGCCGCTCGCGCACGACGCGGGCGGCGGACTCGACGTCGGCCGCCTCGCCGACCACCTGGAGCCGGGTGTCCAGGGACGCGCGCACCCCGGCGCGGAACATGTCGTGGTCGTCGACGAGGACGACGGGCACCCGTGGCTCCGCCGTGGTGTCGGTGGCTGTGCCGGTGGTCGCACTCGTGCTGGTCACGCTCATCGCTCCTCGCCCTCGCCCCGAACCGTTCGGGGGAGATGGATCCGTACCTCGGTGCCGCCGTCGGGCACGTCCCGCACCCCGGCCTCGCCGCCGCGCCGCCGGATGCGGCCCAGGATGGACTCGCGCACGCCGAACCGGTCGGACGGGATCTCCTCGGGGTCGAACCCGTCGCCGTGGTCGCGGACGAAGACCTCCACCGCGCCGTCGGCGGCCTCGAGGTAGACGGAGACGGGCGGGCGGCCGTGCGCGACGGCGTTCAGCAGCGCCTCGCGCGTCGCCGCGAGGACGGCGTGGGTCCCCTCCGTCGGGACGACGTCGCCGACGACGACCGTCTCGATCTGGGGCGCGGTGCCGTCGGCGTGGGTGCGCGTGTCCTCGATCTCGGCGACCACCTCCTTGACCTGCACCGCGAACGATGTCGCCGCGGGCGCCCGGTCGTCGTAGAGCCACGAGCGCAGGTCGCGCTCCTGGGCGCGCGCGAGGCGCACCACCTCGGGCTCGCTGGAGCGGGTGCGGATCAGCGCGAGGGTCTGCAGCACGGAGTCGTGCAGGTGCGCGGCGATGTCGGCGCGCTCGGACTCGCGCTCGCGCTCGGCGCGGGCGTCCCCGAGCTCGCGCACCAGGCGCAGCCACCAGGGCGCGAGCACGAGCGCGACGCCGGCCAGCACGGCGATCGCCGCGAGCGCCGACTGCACCATCACCATGGGTTCGGCGCGCTGCCCGACGAGCAGGAACACCCCGGTGGCGGTGATCGCGATGCCGCCGGAGAGGCGGGCGGCGCCGACGCGTCCCCGCCCCGTGGCGGAGGTGGCGCCCGACATGCCGGCCGATCCCGGCCCCGCCGCGGACGCGGGGCGCCGCGCGTCGAGCTCGCTCCAGGCGAGGGCGGCCCCGGCGAGCAGCAGCAGCACGGGGACGACCCAGCGCGGGCCGGTCCCCTCCCCCACACGCGAGGCGAGAAGCAGGGCGGCGACGGCGAGCAGGCCCAGGGCGACGACGACGTCGCTCACCGCGATCCCGCGCCGCCCCGCGCCGGTCTGGCCGTTCGTCAGCGGCTTCGACAGCCGGGTCCAGGCCGGCGGCGCGGCGGGCCGCCCCGGTTCCCCGCTCGGCACCGTGACCCACCAGAACAGGTAGGCCACGACGCCGGCGCCGCCGAGCAGCGTCGCGAGCGCCAGCCCGGCGCGGACGATGCGGACGTCGAGCCCGAGGTGCGCGGCCATGCCCGCGCCGACCCCTGCCACCCAGCGGTCGCGCGTCGGCCGCAGCAGGCTCGGGCGTGCCGGCGCGGCGGCACGCCCGGCGCCGGGCGTCGCGGGAGGGGCGGAGGAGGTCACCGCTCGATCGTGGCACGCCCGGCGGACCCCGGACAGCCGCGCGGCGCGATCTCAGGGTCTGAGGCGCCGATGATCAGGGCGGTCCCCCATGGTCCCGGAGCACGCGGGGCGGCCAGGCTGGAGCCATGTCCTCCTCGCCCCCGCCGGCGACACCGCCGGCCACACCGCCGTCGCCCGCCGACCCGAGCGGGACGACGCCGTCGCCCGCACCGTTCTGGACCCGGCTGCGCTCCTCGGCATCACCCGCAGCGAGCCGCGCTGGATCGGCGGGGTCGCCGGCGGCCTCGCCACCCGCTGGAACCTCGACCCGCTCGTGGTGCGCGGGTTGTTCGCCGCGTCGCTCGTGCTGGGCGGCATCGGTTTCCTGGCCTACGGCGTCGCGTGGGCGCTCCTGCCGGAACCGGACGGCCGCATCCACGCCGAGCGGGCGCTGCGCGGCAACGTCGACGTCGCGCTCGTCGGGATCGGCCTCATGGTGCTGGCCGGCGTCGGACCGGGCCGCTGGATCGGTCTCGGCTGGGTCGGCGACGGCGCGTGGGGCGGGCTGCGCGGCGGCGGGTTCGCGATCGTGGCGCTCGCTGCCTGGATCGCCTGGCACCACCACCGCGGCGGGCGTGCGGGTGCTCGTGGACGGGGCCGAGGCCCCGGCGGCGCCGCCGGCGGCAGCGCCGGGTCCGGCGCGACGGGTGCGGGCCCGGACGCCCGGGCGACGACGAGCGCCACCGCCGACCCGTCGTGGGGGACGCCGTCGCCCGCCGCCACGTCACCCGCGCCCACGGTGCAGGACCTCACCGATCCCTACGGCTCCCCCGAGCCCGCCGCGCCGACCGCGTCCCGCGCGTCCGGCAGCGCGGGTACGTCCTCGGCCACGACACCGGGCGACCCCGACGGTCCCGCCCCCGCCACGGGCGGCTCCTGGCCGGTCCCCGCCCGGGTGCGCGGACCGGGGGCGGGATGGTCGCCGTCGTGACGGCGCTGGCGGTGCTCGCCGTCGCCGGGCTGCTGCTCGCGAACCGCACCGGGGCGATCGCCGGGACGGGGTGGGCGCTCGCGATCGGCGTCGTCGTCGTGCTCGTCGGTGCCGGGATCGTGGTGACCGGGCTGCGCGGACGCCGCAGCGGCGTGCTGTCGCTGCTCGCGATCGTCGGTCTGGTCGCCGCGCCGTCGGCCGTGACCCAGGCGCAGGGGTGGGGCTGGGACTGGTCCGCGACCCAGGCGTTCGGCGAGGCCGACGTCACCCCGACGACGCGCGACGCCGCCGCGGAGGGCGTGCGGCTGGGCGCGGGGAACGCCCGCGTGGACCTCACGGCGGTCCCGCTGACGGCCACCACCCTGACCGTGCCCGTCTCCGTCAACGCGGGTGAGGTCGAGGTGGTCGTCCCCGCGGGTGCCGACGTGCGTGCCGAGATCGACGTGTTCGCGGGTCAGGTGAGCTGGACGGTCGACGGGCAGTCCGAGCAGGCGTCCGGTCGCATCGCGGACGACCTCGTCTACACGACCTCCGGCGTCGACGCCGGAGCCACCCCCAGCTGGTGCTCGACCTGCGGGTCGGGGCCGGCGACGTCACGATCACGGAGGCCGACGCATGAGCACGACGCCCGGGGGCGACCGCCCCGACGAGACCCAGCGTGCCGGCGACCCGGGCGATCCCGGCGGGTTCGTCCGGTTCGGCCAGTTCACAGGCGCCGACGGTGCCGGCAGCGGCAGTGGGGCGACAGGGGCGCCCGACGCCGAGCGCCGCAGTCCCGGCGCGAGCGCTCCCGGATGGGCTGGCCCCGGGCGGGGTGCGCCGTGGCACGGCTACACGGGCCGCGGATACACCGGGCACGGGTCCGGTGAGCAGGCGTCCGGCGAGCAGGGGTCCGACGGGCAGGGCGGCAGCGGGTACGGCTACCCGGGGTACGGGCACCCGTGGCACCCGTCCGCGGGGCGCGGCCGAGGCGGCTGGGAGGCTCGGCCGGTGTCCCGCGGCCCGCGGCCGGGGACCGTGATCTGGGGACTGCTCGTGATCGCCGTCGGGGTCCTGACGATCGTGGCCTCCACCGGGATCTCCCTGGACCTCGAGCTGGCCGCCATCATCGGGCTGGCCGCCGCCGGCGGGCTGCTCCTGCTGACCGCGGTGCTGGGCGCCGCGCGAGCCCGGCGCCGCTGAGGCCTCAGCCGCCACCACCGGTTCGCTGCGCACGAATGGGGTCTTCAGCCGTGTTGAAGACCCCATTCGTGCGCAGCGAACGCTCACCCCGGCCACCCTGGCCACCGCGCCACCCGGTCCAACCCGGTCCAACCCGGTCCACCCGGTCCACCCCGACCACCGCACCGTGCGCACTTTCTGCTGCTTCACCGGCCGCGAAGCAGCAGAAAGTGCGCACGGGGCGAGGTGGTGGGCGGCAGCAGCAGCCGGCCTCGGCAGCAGCCGGCGGAAGCAGCAGCGGATAGCGGCGGCGCCGGCAGTTCAGGGACGGCGGCGGCGCCCGCAGTTCAGGAACGGCGGCGGCGCCGGCACCACACGCCCCCGGAGTCAGAAGGGCAGCAGCCGGCGGGCGCGGGCGTACTCCCGCTCCGCCGCGGCCAGCACGTCGCGCCAGTCCGCCGCGGGCGGCACCGCCCGGTTGTGGGCCGCGATCCGCTCCCGCAGGCCCTCCTCGCGCGCCAGGCGCACGACGGCGGCCACCAGCCCGGCGTCGTCGTCGGCCAGCAGACCCTCGCGCTCGTCCGTGACGAACGACGTGATGCCGGTGCCGGCCAGCGCCACCACGGGCAGCCCCGACGTCCGGGCCTCCAGCGCGGCGATGCCGAAGGCCTCCAGCCGCGCGGGTGAGACGAAGGCGTCGTGCCGCGCGTACAGCGCCGGCAGGTCGCCGCGCGGCACGCGCCCGAGCAGGTGCACCGCGTCCGCCACCCCGAGCCGCTCCGCCTCGCGGCGCACGGCGGCGACGTCGGGCCCGTCCCCCGCGATGCTCAGCTCGACGGCGCCGCTCCCCAGCACCTCGCGCGCCCCGGCCAGCGTGCGCACCAGCGTGCGGGTGCGCTTGCGCGGCGCGACCCGCTGCGTCGCGACCAGGCGGAGCACGCCGTCGTCCGCGCGCGCCTCGCCCGCGGGTGCCCAGGCGGCGACGTCCAGACCGTTCGGCAGCACCCCCACCTCGCCCGGCGCACCCTCCACGGGGAACGCGTGCGCCACCCGCTGCGCCGCGACGTCGCTGACGGCCGAGAGCGCCGCGCTCTCCCCGTCCCAGCGCAGCGCCCGGGCGCCGAACCGCAGCGGAGCCTCGACGCCGTCGAGCATGCAGTGCCAGGTGATCGCGAGCGGGAGCCGCGCGGCCCGCGCCGAGCGTGCGCCCTGGAACGCGAACGGGGACAGCACGCCCGCGTGCACGTGCACGACGTCGGGAGCGAGCGCGCGCAGGCGGCGGGCGATCAGCGCGGACCCCCGCGGGTGCACCGGGAGGCCCGCGACGAGGCGCGAGGCGATCCGGTGCAGGCGGACGCCGCCCGCCGTCGTCGTGACCGACCGGTAGCGGTCACCGCCGGCACCACCAGCACCGCCGGCCCCTCCCGGGGCGTCGCCGTCGTCCCCCGGCGCGCCCGCCGTCGCGGTGAGCACGTGCACCTCGTGCCCCGCGGCCACCTGGTGCGCCGCGAGGTCGCCCACCTGCGTCTCGATCCCGCCCACGCGTGGCGCGAAGCAGTCCGAGACGTGCACGATCCTCACGACACCGTCCTCACGCCACGACCCGCCCGGCGACCACCACGGGGCTCACTCCCACTCGATGGTGCCCGGCGGCTTGCTCGTCACGTCGAGCACCACGCGGTTGACGTCGGCGACCTCGTTGGTGATGCGGGTGGAGATGTCGGCCAGCACGTCGTAGGGCACGCGCGTCCAGTCGGCCGTCATCGCGTCCTCCGACGAGACCGGCCGCAGCACCACGGGGTGGCCGTAGGTGCGCCCGTCGCCCTGCACGCCCACGGAGCGGACGTCGGCCAGGAGCACGACCGGGCACTGCCAGATCTCGCGGTCGAGTCCGGCCTTCGTCAGCTCCTCACGAGCGATGGCGTCCGCCGCGCGCAGCGTCTCGAGGCGCTCGTGCGTGACCTCGCCGACGATGCGGATCCCGAGGCCGGGACCGGGGAACGGCTGGCGCCACACGATGCCCTCGGGCACCCCGAGCTCGAGGCCCACGGCGCGCACCTCGTCCTTGAACAGCGTGCGCAGCGGCTCGACCAGGTCGAACGCGAGGTCGTCGGGCAGCCCGCCCACGTTGTGGTGGCTCTTGATGTTCGCGGCACCCTCACCGCCGCCGGACTCCACGACGTCGGGGTACAGCGTGCCCTGCACGAGGAACTTCACGTCCTCGTCGTGGGCGTCGGCGGCGGCGACGATGTCGCGTGCGGCCTGCTCGAACACGCGGATGAACTCGCGACCGATGATCTTGCGCTTGGTCTCGGGGTCGCTGACGCCGGCGAGCGCGTCGAGGAAGCGCTGCTGCGCGTCGACGACGACGAGGTTGACGCCCGTCGAGGCGACGAACTCCTCCTCCACCTGCTCGGCCTCGCCGCTGCGCAGCAGGCCGTGGTCGACGAACACGCACGTGAGCTGGTCGCCGACTGCGCGCTGCACGAGGGCCGCGGCGACAGAGGAGTCCACCCCGCCGGACAGGCCGCAGATCACTCGTGCGTCACCGACCTGCGCGCGGATCGCCTCGACCTGGTCGGCGATGACGTTGCCGGGGGTCCAGTCCGGGGCCAGCCCCGCGCCGTCGTACAGGAAGCGCTCGAGCACGGCCTGGCCGTGCGCCGAGTGGCGCACCTCGGGGTGCCACTGCACGCCGAACAGGCGGCGCTGCGCGTCCTCGAACGCGGCGACCGGGGCGCCGAGCGAGGTCGCCAGCACGGTGAAGCCCTCGGGCGCCTGCTGGACCGAGTCGCCGTGGCTCATCCACGCCTTCTGCGTGGCCGGTGAGCCGTTCAGGAGCACGCCCGCCTCGCAGACGTCGATCGCGGTGCCGCCGTACTCGCGCAGACCGGTGCGCGCGACGTCGCCGCCGAGCGCGCGGGCCATCGCCTGGAAGCCGTAGCAGATGCCGAGCACCGGGACACCGGCGGTGAAGATCGCCGGGTCGACGAACGGCGCACCCTCCTCGTAGACCGAGCTCGGACCGCCGGACAGGATGATCGCCACCGGGTCCTTCGCGAGCATCTGCTCGGCCGTGAAGGTGTGCGGAACGATCTCGGAGTAGACCTTCGCCTCGCGCACGCGGCGGGCGATCAGCTGCGCGTACTGCGCACCGAAGTCGACGACGAGGACGGGGCGGGGCGTAGCCGTGGGGGTCTGCGTCACGCGGCCAGTTTAGGCGCGACGCGCGCGCACGCTCTCCACCGGCCAGGCCGCCGCGCGCTTCTCCACGACGAACGACAGGACGGGCACGACGCCGCCGAGCACCAGGACAACGAGCCGCCCCAGGGTCCAGCGCGCCTTCGACCACAGGTCGAACACCGTCACGATGTAGACGACGTAGACCCAGCCGTGCACGAACGGCACCCAGCCGAAGTAGGTGTCCACCCACGGCAGCTTCAGGACGTAGTCCAGCACCATCTCGACGCACAGCAGCAGCAGAAACGCCCCGGTGATGAACGCCATCACGCGGTAGCGGCCGAACGGCTTGCGCGTCCGCTCCGCCACGGCCGCGGCGGGAGCGCCGGGGGTCGATCCTGCGGGCTCGGCTGCGGGGGACGACGGCGCGGGCTGACTCATGCCCCCATCCTCGCAAAGGTCGCCGGCGGGATCGTCGCGGGTGCGCGCCGCCGTCGCGAACCTCACGTCCGCGGTCGCTTAAATCGTTGCGACCCCAGGAGCGACCTCACCTAGGCTCGCACGGTGCTCCAGCTCCACCGCCCCGCCACGTCCCACGCCCCGACCTCCGGCGTGGGGCGCTACCTGTGGTGGCGTGCGGGTCAGCAGAAGGGCCTCGTCGTCGCGGGTGTCGCCCTCGGCGTCGTGCACGCCATGACCCAGGCAGGCGCGCCGTACGTGCTCGGCCGCGCCGTCGACGACGGCCTCGAGCAGGGGATCTCCCCCGCGCTGCTCACGTGGGCCGGCGCGCTGCTCGGCCTGTGGGTGCTGCGCGCGCTCACCGGCGTGATCGCGCACCGGGTCGACGTCGCGAACTGGCTGCGCGCGTGCCTCGGCACGATCCACCTCATGGGGGCCACGGTCGCCGCCACCGGCGAGAACGTGCGCCGCACGCTGCCCACGGGCGAGGTCGTGGCCACCGTCGCCTCCGACTCGCCGCGCATCGGCGAGATCTACGCGTTCGCGGGGCGGTTCTTCGGCGGGCTCATCGCCTACGTCGCCGTCGCGATCATCCTCCTGCACGCCTCGGCGCCCCTCGGTCTGGCGGTGCTGCTCGGCATCCCCCTGGTGGCCGGGATCCTCGCGATCATCGTGCGACCGCTGCAGCGGCGCCAGGCCGAGCACCGCGAGCAGAACGGCCGCCTGACCACCCTTGGCGCGGACACCGTCTCCGGCCTGCGCATCCTGCGCGGCATCGGCGGCGAGGAGGCGTTCACCGCCCGGTACCGCGCGCAGTCGCAGCGCGTGCGGGAGGCGGGGGTGCGCGTGGCCGGCACGCAGTCGCTGCTGGACATGATGCAGACGCTGCTGCCCGGCCTCTTCCTCGCCGGTGTCATCTGGTACGGCGCCCGCCTCGCGATCGCGGGCGACATCGCGCCGGGCGAGCTCGTGGCCTTCTACGGGTACGCCGCGTTCCTGACGGCACCGCTCAACGACGCGACGCAGGGCGTGCAGATCTTCACGCGCGCCCGCATCGCCGCGCGGCGCGTGCTCGACGTGCTGCGCGTGCCGCCGGCCGTGACCGACGTCGGCGCGACGTCGACCCTCCCGACCGGCCCCGCCGTGCTGGAGGACCCCTCGAGCGGGCTGCGCGTCGAGCCCGGGACGTTCGTCGCGCTCGTGGCGGCCGACCCCGACGAGACGGCCGCGCTCGCCACGCGCCTGGGACGGTTCGACGACGCGGGCGGCGCCGCGAGCCCGCTGCTGGGCGGCGTCGCGCTCGCGGACGTCCCCCTGTCGGAGGTCCGCCGCCGCGTCGTCGTCTCCGAGGCGACGCCGAGCATCTTCACCGGTGTGCTGGCCGACGAGCTCGACGTGCGCGAGCGCGGTGACTCGGGCGCCGTCGCGCACGCCATGACGGTCGCCGACGCCGGTGACGTCATCACATCCGTCCCCGGCGGCCTGGGCGGCACCGTGGCCGAGAAGGGCCGCTCGCTCTCCGGCGGGCAGCGCCAGCGCGTCGCCCTCGCCCGGGCGCTCATGACCGACGCGGAGGTGCTCGTGCTGATCGAGCCGACCTCCGCCGTCGACGCCCACACGGAGGCGCGCATCGCGAGCCGCCTGCGCCCCGCGCGCGAGGGCCGCACGACGGTCGTGGTCTCGGCGAGCCCGCTCGTGCTGGACCAGGTCGACGAGGTCGTGCTGGTCGAGGACGGGCGCGTCGCCGCGCGCGGCAGCCACCACGAGCTGATGCACGACGCCGAGCTCGCGGTGCGCGGCGAGGTCACCGGGGCGCGGGCCGAGGCCGCCGTGGCCTACCGGCGCGTCGTGAGCCGCAGCGTCGACGACGACGCGCCCGCCGAGACGCCGGGCGAGACCGACCTGACCGACACGACCGACCTGACCGAGCAGACACTGACGGGAGGTGCCCGATGAGCACCACGCTCCCCATCGCGGACGGCCCCCAGCTGCGCCGCGACGCCGGCGCCCTGCTGCGCCGCCACGCGGGCGGCTTCACGCGCGTCGGG is a window of Litorihabitans aurantiacus DNA encoding:
- a CDS encoding ATP-binding protein — encoded protein: MTSSAPPATPGAGRAAAPARPSLLRPTRDRWVAGVGAGMAAHLGLDVRIVRAGLALATLLGGAGVVAYLFWWVTVPSGEPGRPAAPPAWTRLSKPLTNGQTGAGRRGIAVSDVVVALGLLAVAALLLASRVGEGTGPRWVVPVLLLLAGAALAWSELDARRPASAAGPGSAGMSGATSATGRGRVGAARLSGGIAITATGVFLLVGQRAEPMVMVQSALAAIAVLAGVALVLAPWWLRLVRELGDARAERERESERADIAAHLHDSVLQTLALIRTRSSEPEVVRLARAQERDLRSWLYDDRAPAATSFAVQVKEVVAEIEDTRTHADGTAPQIETVVVGDVVPTEGTHAVLAATREALLNAVAHGRPPVSVYLEAADGAVEVFVRDHGDGFDPEEIPSDRFGVRESILGRIRRRGGEAGVRDVPDGGTEVRIHLPRTVRGEGEER
- a CDS encoding PspC domain-containing protein encodes the protein MVPEHAGRPGWSHVLLAPAGDTAGHTAVARRPERDDAVARTVLDPAALLGITRSEPRWIGGVAGGLATRWNLDPLVVRGLFAASLVLGGIGFLAYGVAWALLPEPDGRIHAERALRGNVDVALVGIGLMVLAGVGPGRWIGLGWVGDGAWGGLRGGGFAIVALAAWIAWHHHRGGRAGARGRGRGPGGAAGGSAGSGATGAGPDARATTSATADPSWGTPSPAATSPAPTVQDLTDPYGSPEPAAPTASRASGSAGTSSATTPGDPDGPAPATGGSWPVPARVRGPGAGWSPS
- a CDS encoding response regulator, with amino-acid sequence MSVTSTSATTGTATDTTAEPRVPVVLVDDHDMFRAGVRASLDTRLQVVGEAADVESAARVVRERRPAVVLLDVHLPGGDGGGGAEVARRCADLAPDVRFLALSVSDAAEDVVGVIRAGARGYVTKSIGPEALCDAVVRVAGGDAVFSPRLAGFVLDAFGAVGVAGVAEQAAGDDELDRLTAREREVMRLIARGRSYREVAGELFISIKTVETHVSAVLRKLQLSSRYELTRWAADRRLL
- a CDS encoding LiaF domain-containing protein, encoding MVAVVTALAVLAVAGLLLANRTGAIAGTGWALAIGVVVVLVGAGIVVTGLRGRRSGVLSLLAIVGLVAAPSAVTQAQGWGWDWSATQAFGEADVTPTTRDAAAEGVRLGAGNARVDLTAVPLTATTLTVPVSVNAGEVEVVVPAGADVRAEIDVFAGQVSWTVDGQSEQASGRIADDLVYTTSGVDAGATPSWCSTCGSGPATSRSRRPTHEHDARGRPPRRDPACRRPGRSRRVRPVRPVHRRRRCRQRQWGDRGARRRAPQSRRERSRMGWPRAGCAVARLHGPRIHRARVR
- a CDS encoding ABC transporter ATP-binding protein; translation: MLQLHRPATSHAPTSGVGRYLWWRAGQQKGLVVAGVALGVVHAMTQAGAPYVLGRAVDDGLEQGISPALLTWAGALLGLWVLRALTGVIAHRVDVANWLRACLGTIHLMGATVAATGENVRRTLPTGEVVATVASDSPRIGEIYAFAGRFFGGLIAYVAVAIILLHASAPLGLAVLLGIPLVAGILAIIVRPLQRRQAEHREQNGRLTTLGADTVSGLRILRGIGGEEAFTARYRAQSQRVREAGVRVAGTQSLLDMMQTLLPGLFLAGVIWYGARLAIAGDIAPGELVAFYGYAAFLTAPLNDATQGVQIFTRARIAARRVLDVLRVPPAVTDVGATSTLPTGPAVLEDPSSGLRVEPGTFVALVAADPDETAALATRLGRFDDAGGAASPLLGGVALADVPLSEVRRRVVVSEATPSIFTGVLADELDVRERGDSGAVAHAMTVADAGDVITSVPGGLGGTVAEKGRSLSGGQRQRVALARALMTDAEVLVLIEPTSAVDAHTEARIASRLRPAREGRTTVVVSASPLVLDQVDEVVLVEDGRVAARGSHHELMHDAELAVRGEVTGARAEAAVAYRRVVSRSVDDDAPAETPGETDLTDTTDLTEQTLTGGAR
- a CDS encoding DUF3817 domain-containing protein — translated: MSQPAPSSPAAEPAGSTPGAPAAAVAERTRKPFGRYRVMAFITGAFLLLLCVEMVLDYVLKLPWVDTYFGWVPFVHGWVYVVYIVTVFDLWSKARWTLGRLVVLVLGGVVPVLSFVVEKRAAAWPVESVRARRA
- a CDS encoding glycosyltransferase family 4 protein, producing MRIVHVSDCFAPRVGGIETQVGDLAAHQVAAGHEVHVLTATAGAPGDDGDAPGGAGGAGGAGGDRYRSVTTTAGGVRLHRIASRLVAGLPVHPRGSALIARRLRALAPDVVHVHAGVLSPFAFQGARSARAARLPLAITWHCMLDGVEAPLRFGARALRWDGESAALSAVSDVAAQRVAHAFPVEGAPGEVGVLPNGLDVAAWAPAGEARADDGVLRLVATQRVAPRKRTRTLVRTLAGAREVLGSGAVELSIAGDGPDVAAVRREAERLGVADAVHLLGRVPRGDLPALYARHDAFVSPARLEAFGIAALEARTSGLPVVALAGTGITSFVTDEREGLLADDDAGLVAAVVRLAREEGLRERIAAHNRAVPPAADWRDVLAAAEREYARARRLLPF
- the guaA gene encoding glutamine-hydrolyzing GMP synthase, with translation MTQTPTATPRPVLVVDFGAQYAQLIARRVREAKVYSEIVPHTFTAEQMLAKDPVAIILSGGPSSVYEEGAPFVDPAIFTAGVPVLGICYGFQAMARALGGDVARTGLREYGGTAIDVCEAGVLLNGSPATQKAWMSHGDSVQQAPEGFTVLATSLGAPVAAFEDAQRRLFGVQWHPEVRHSAHGQAVLERFLYDGAGLAPDWTPGNVIADQVEAIRAQVGDARVICGLSGGVDSSVAAALVQRAVGDQLTCVFVDHGLLRSGEAEQVEEEFVASTGVNLVVVDAQQRFLDALAGVSDPETKRKIIGREFIRVFEQAARDIVAAADAHDEDVKFLVQGTLYPDVVESGGGEGAANIKSHHNVGGLPDDLAFDLVEPLRTLFKDEVRAVGLELGVPEGIVWRQPFPGPGLGIRIVGEVTHERLETLRAADAIAREELTKAGLDREIWQCPVVLLADVRSVGVQGDGRTYGHPVVLRPVSSEDAMTADWTRVPYDVLADISTRITNEVADVNRVVLDVTSKPPGTIEWE